The Christiangramia flava JLT2011 genome has a segment encoding these proteins:
- a CDS encoding ribonucleotide-diphosphate reductase subunit beta: MAQQEPILQENKDRFVIFPIKHHDIWDWYKKMEACFWTAEEIDLHQDLNDWNNKLNADERYFIKHILAFFAASDGIVNENLAENFVNEVQYSEAKFFYGFQIMMENIHSETYSLLIDTYVKDDKEKDKLFKAIEVFPAIKKKADWALKWIESDSFAERLIAFAAVEGIFFSGAFCSIFWLKKRGLMPGLTFSNELISRDEGMHCDFAVHLHNNHLLNKVSKEKIREIIVDALNIEREFITESLPVSLIGMNAKLMTQYLEFLTDRLLVELECEKEYNVSNPFDFMDMINLQGKTNFFEKRVSEYQKAGVMNKDKESDNISFDADF; this comes from the coding sequence ATGGCGCAGCAGGAACCCATTTTGCAGGAAAATAAAGACCGGTTTGTGATCTTCCCGATCAAACACCATGATATTTGGGACTGGTACAAGAAAATGGAGGCCTGTTTCTGGACTGCTGAAGAGATCGATCTACACCAGGACCTGAACGACTGGAACAACAAATTGAATGCAGACGAGCGCTATTTCATCAAACACATCCTGGCATTTTTTGCCGCTTCAGACGGGATTGTCAATGAAAACCTGGCTGAAAATTTTGTGAACGAAGTCCAGTATTCAGAAGCCAAGTTCTTTTATGGTTTTCAGATCATGATGGAAAATATCCATTCTGAAACCTATTCCCTGCTTATCGACACCTATGTGAAAGACGACAAGGAAAAAGATAAATTATTCAAGGCGATCGAAGTGTTTCCGGCAATTAAGAAAAAAGCCGACTGGGCACTGAAGTGGATCGAGTCTGATTCTTTTGCAGAAAGACTGATCGCATTTGCTGCCGTCGAGGGGATTTTCTTTTCAGGAGCCTTCTGCTCGATCTTCTGGTTGAAAAAACGAGGATTGATGCCGGGTCTTACTTTCTCCAATGAATTGATTTCCCGCGATGAAGGAATGCACTGCGATTTTGCGGTTCACCTTCATAACAACCACCTTCTCAACAAAGTCTCAAAAGAAAAGATCCGCGAGATCATCGTGGATGCCCTAAATATAGAGCGCGAGTTCATTACCGAATCGCTACCTGTTAGCCTTATCGGGATGAACGCGAAACTGATGACGCAGTATCTGGAATTCTTAACCGATCGACTTTTAGTGGAACTGGAATGCGAAAAAGAATACAATGTGTCGAATCCGTTTGATTTTATGGATATGATCAACCTGCAGGGGAAGACCAACTTCTTCGAAAAACGCGTGAGCGAATACCAGAAAGCGGGAGTCATGAACAAAGACAAAGAATCGGATAACATCAGTTTCGACGCCGATTTTTAA
- a CDS encoding DUF3109 family protein → MFQLGKTLVSEEIIKNDFVCNLSACKGACCIDGEAGAPVEPEEVPILEKIYSKVKPFLRKEGIEAIEKQGTYIQTENGELETPLIDGADCAYVIFDEKGTALCGIEEAYNAGEIDWKKPVSCHLYPVRVDEYTAFSAVNYHRWQICDDACSLGKELQVPIYQFVKEGLIRKFGADWYRELEETAKAIRK, encoded by the coding sequence ATGTTTCAATTAGGCAAAACTTTAGTTTCAGAAGAGATCATTAAAAATGACTTCGTGTGCAACCTCTCGGCCTGCAAAGGCGCCTGCTGCATAGACGGGGAAGCCGGCGCGCCGGTGGAACCCGAAGAAGTTCCTATCCTCGAAAAGATCTACTCGAAAGTGAAACCATTTCTTCGGAAGGAAGGAATTGAGGCCATTGAAAAACAAGGCACCTATATTCAAACTGAAAACGGCGAACTCGAGACTCCGCTCATTGATGGAGCAGACTGCGCCTACGTCATTTTTGATGAAAAAGGGACTGCACTTTGCGGTATTGAGGAGGCGTATAATGCTGGAGAAATAGACTGGAAAAAACCGGTTTCCTGTCATTTATACCCTGTACGTGTGGATGAATATACCGCGTTCTCGGCAGTGAACTATCATCGCTGGCAGATCTGTGATGATGCCTGCAGCTTAGGAAAAGAACTACAGGTACCGATCTATCAGTTTGTCAAGGAAGGACTCATTAGAAAATTCGGAGCAGACTGGTACCGGGAGCTGGAGGAAACCGCAAAGGCTATCAGAAAGTAA
- a CDS encoding MarC family protein, translating to MFNVLDFREIFTAGMVLFAVIDIVGSIPIIIDLRKKTGHIQSEKASIVAGIIMIVFLFLGKEILNLIGIDVNSFAVAGSFILFFLALEMILGISLYKDDAPETASIVPLAFPLIAGAGTMTSLVSLQAEYETVNIIVAIVFNIIFVYLVLKSSSKIEKILGSQGINVVRKVFGVILLAIAVKLFAANIQSLFS from the coding sequence ATGTTTAACGTACTTGATTTCAGAGAGATATTTACGGCTGGAATGGTTCTTTTTGCGGTGATTGATATCGTGGGGAGTATCCCGATCATCATCGACCTGAGAAAAAAAACGGGTCATATTCAGAGTGAAAAAGCCTCGATCGTGGCGGGGATCATCATGATCGTTTTCCTGTTTTTGGGAAAAGAGATCCTGAACCTTATTGGGATTGATGTAAATTCTTTTGCCGTGGCGGGTTCTTTTATTTTATTTTTCCTGGCGCTGGAAATGATCCTTGGCATCAGCCTTTATAAAGACGATGCGCCGGAGACGGCATCCATAGTGCCTTTGGCTTTTCCTTTGATTGCCGGGGCGGGTACCATGACCTCGCTGGTTTCCCTTCAGGCTGAATATGAAACGGTAAATATTATTGTAGCTATCGTTTTCAATATTATATTTGTATATCTGGTCCTGAAATCTTCTTCAAAGATTGAGAAGATTCTGGGTTCCCAGGGAATCAATGTAGTGCGAAAGGTATTTGGGGTGATCCTTCTGGCGATAGCCGTTAAACTTTTCGCGGCGAATATTCAGAGTTTATTTTCATGA
- a CDS encoding FAD-dependent oxidoreductase, which produces MQYDVMIIGGGVAGISCALVLGSGLQKSFGEGKRVGIVMHQKASHLQSAKLYNAFGIIPGKSGAEILLEAKDHLREQYPGVDILEKEKVKSVTEAGSGFKVQTNKADYEAKMVVIATGYNSPNRISGLEDYVIPHTRAKLEKNRIELKNQDHLVKEGLYVAGTLAGWRSQFSIAAGSGAAVATDILTVWNGGEHTKVHDKLY; this is translated from the coding sequence ATGCAGTACGATGTGATGATCATTGGTGGCGGAGTGGCAGGAATTTCCTGTGCACTGGTGCTTGGTTCGGGACTGCAAAAGAGTTTCGGTGAGGGCAAACGTGTGGGAATTGTCATGCACCAGAAGGCTTCTCATCTGCAATCAGCAAAACTCTATAATGCCTTCGGAATAATCCCCGGAAAGAGTGGTGCTGAAATCCTTTTGGAGGCCAAAGACCATCTTCGCGAGCAATATCCCGGGGTGGATATTCTGGAAAAGGAAAAAGTCAAGTCGGTTACTGAAGCTGGTTCCGGGTTCAAAGTACAGACCAATAAGGCCGATTATGAGGCGAAAATGGTCGTAATCGCTACCGGTTACAATTCTCCCAACCGAATTTCCGGACTGGAGGATTACGTGATCCCGCATACCAGAGCCAAGCTCGAAAAAAACCGAATTGAACTGAAGAACCAGGACCATCTTGTTAAAGAGGGTTTGTATGTTGCCGGGACGCTTGCCGGGTGGAGAAGCCAGTTTTCCATCGCAGCAGGAAGTGGCGCAGCGGTGGCTACAGATATTCTAACGGTTTGGAATGGTGGTGAGCACACCAAGGTTCACGATAAGCTATACTAG
- a CDS encoding S41 family peptidase produces the protein MKKYQKIYTPLLLSIACALGILLGAHLNYGVSDQLFSSNPKKQKLNRLIDYIDYEYVDEVNTDSIVDVTVNKILENLDPHSVYIPKEEYASVSENMKGDFVGIGVSFYKVNDTIVVIRPLEGGPSENIGIKGGDRILYANGEKLFNRDISDDSLTNQLKGKENSRVTLKVLRKGIQDLLTFKVKRGKVPLKSVDASYMLTPSLGYIKINRFAETTFSEFQKAIKNLKNQGAKQIALDLRDNPGGYLSEAINIADEFISDDKLILFTKNKSGSIEKTFAEREGEFENGKVYVLINENSASASEVVAGALQDNDVGTIVGRRSYGKGLVQREMGLGDGSAVRLTIARYYTPTGRSIQKPYDNGNDAYFKDYMRRYKNGELNSQDSIHVNDSLRYTTPGGKVVYGGGGIIPDIFVPKNTDAEKEKLIFLLRGGYMSRFVFDILEKDRSRYNDMSLEEFENKVEVSNEMLKDFSTYLKRMGDVRINLSQKQHEPLLKKYLKAEMIHQLFGTNAFERYLNTDDRIIDKVIELSEQKS, from the coding sequence TTGAAAAAGTATCAGAAAATATACACGCCCCTGCTATTGAGCATTGCCTGTGCCCTGGGTATCTTACTGGGAGCACACCTCAATTATGGTGTTTCTGACCAACTTTTCTCTTCCAATCCCAAAAAACAGAAGCTGAACCGGCTCATCGATTACATAGATTATGAATATGTAGATGAAGTGAACACCGATAGCATTGTGGATGTCACGGTGAATAAGATATTGGAAAACCTGGACCCGCATTCGGTTTATATCCCAAAGGAAGAATATGCCTCGGTAAGCGAGAACATGAAGGGCGATTTTGTGGGAATTGGCGTGAGCTTTTATAAAGTGAACGACACAATTGTGGTAATTCGGCCACTGGAAGGTGGTCCCAGTGAAAATATAGGCATTAAAGGAGGCGACCGGATCTTGTATGCCAATGGCGAGAAACTTTTCAATAGAGACATCAGCGATGATTCATTGACCAACCAGTTAAAAGGAAAAGAAAACAGCAGGGTTACGCTGAAGGTCTTAAGAAAAGGCATTCAGGATTTGCTAACTTTTAAGGTAAAGCGTGGGAAGGTGCCTTTGAAAAGTGTAGACGCATCTTATATGCTAACCCCGAGCCTGGGATATATTAAAATCAATCGCTTTGCAGAAACCACTTTTTCGGAATTTCAAAAAGCAATCAAAAACCTGAAAAATCAGGGTGCCAAACAGATCGCCCTGGACCTGAGAGACAATCCCGGAGGTTACCTTTCCGAAGCCATTAATATTGCTGACGAATTTATTTCTGATGATAAGCTCATCCTATTTACTAAAAATAAAAGCGGCTCCATAGAAAAGACTTTCGCCGAGCGTGAAGGAGAGTTTGAAAACGGAAAAGTATACGTGCTGATCAATGAAAATTCTGCTTCCGCGAGTGAGGTAGTGGCCGGAGCGCTTCAAGACAATGACGTGGGAACGATCGTTGGTCGCCGCAGCTACGGGAAAGGCCTTGTACAGCGCGAAATGGGACTTGGGGATGGAAGCGCCGTTCGGCTTACCATTGCCCGATATTATACGCCTACGGGGCGTTCCATTCAGAAGCCTTACGATAATGGCAATGACGCATATTTTAAAGATTACATGCGCCGCTACAAGAACGGAGAACTGAACAGCCAGGACAGCATTCATGTAAATGATTCACTGCGATATACCACGCCTGGCGGAAAAGTGGTTTACGGTGGCGGAGGTATCATTCCCGATATTTTCGTACCCAAAAATACCGACGCTGAAAAGGAAAAACTGATCTTCCTGCTGCGCGGGGGCTATATGAGCCGATTCGTTTTCGATATTCTGGAAAAAGACAGGTCTCGCTACAATGACATGTCTCTGGAAGAATTTGAAAATAAGGTGGAGGTTAGCAATGAAATGCTGAAAGATTTTTCTACTTACCTGAAAAGAATGGGGGATGTACGAATAAACTTAAGTCAAAAACAGCATGAACCCCTCTTAAAGAAATATCTGAAAGCCGAAATGATCCACCAGCTTTTCGGAACTAATGCATTTGAACGATATTTAAATACCGATGACCGAATAATCGATAAAGTTATCGAATTGTCCGAGCAAAAGTCCTAA
- a CDS encoding deoxycytidylate deaminase: MKREKQLKYDKAYLRIAKEWSKLSHCKRKQVGALIVKDRMIISDGYNGTPTGFENFCEDEEGYTKWYVLHAEANAILKVAESTQSCKDATLYITMSPCKECSKLIHQSGIKRLVYQIDYKDNSGLQFLEKAGVELEQISELED, translated from the coding sequence ATGAAAAGGGAAAAACAGCTGAAATACGATAAGGCTTATCTTCGTATTGCCAAGGAGTGGAGCAAGCTCTCCCACTGTAAAAGAAAACAGGTTGGCGCACTGATTGTAAAAGACAGAATGATCATTTCTGACGGTTATAACGGAACTCCAACCGGTTTTGAAAATTTTTGTGAGGATGAAGAAGGATATACTAAATGGTACGTTCTTCACGCCGAAGCAAATGCGATCCTGAAGGTAGCGGAATCTACGCAAAGCTGCAAGGATGCCACTTTGTACATTACCATGTCTCCCTGTAAGGAATGTAGCAAGCTCATCCACCAATCAGGAATTAAACGCCTGGTGTATCAAATTGACTATAAAGACAATTCCGGATTGCAATTTTTAGAAAAAGCTGGCGTTGAACTGGAACAAATATCAGAGCTGGAAGATTGA
- a CDS encoding HupE/UreJ family protein: protein MSQFWLYLQLGLEHVLDWNAYDHILFLVALVASYSFSSWKQVLGLVSLFTLGHTLALFLSTYGIVKVDTAYVEFLIPVTIIVTALYDIFTAGKKLKNQNINLLYFTTVFFGLIHGLGFSSYFKMIAASSDSKLAPLLEFALGIELAQLIVVLSVLILAFILQNILNISKRDWILVVSSIVIGIVLPILKENYLAL from the coding sequence ATGTCTCAATTCTGGCTTTACCTTCAACTCGGTCTGGAACACGTTCTGGACTGGAACGCATACGATCACATTCTTTTTCTTGTTGCCCTGGTGGCTTCATACAGTTTTAGCAGCTGGAAGCAGGTTTTAGGCCTCGTCTCGCTTTTCACACTGGGACACACACTGGCGCTTTTTCTTTCCACCTACGGAATTGTAAAAGTAGACACCGCTTATGTAGAATTTCTGATTCCGGTTACGATCATCGTTACTGCACTCTACGATATATTTACCGCCGGAAAGAAACTGAAAAACCAGAATATCAACCTGCTCTATTTCACAACGGTTTTCTTTGGGCTAATTCACGGCCTGGGATTCTCTTCCTACTTCAAAATGATCGCGGCTTCTTCAGATAGTAAACTGGCACCACTGCTGGAATTTGCCCTGGGCATCGAACTCGCGCAGCTTATCGTGGTCCTTTCGGTATTGATCCTGGCCTTTATCCTTCAGAATATTCTGAATATTTCCAAAAGAGACTGGATCCTGGTAGTAAGCTCCATTGTGATTGGGATCGTGCTGCCAATTCTGAAAGAAAATTACCTGGCGCTTTAG
- a CDS encoding FAD-binding oxidoreductase, which translates to MSHTVKIKSINQITHDVKQFNLEKPSGYEFTPGHATEVSINKEGWKDEKRPFTFTSLNETPELQFTIKIYPDHDGVTEQLDKLEAGDELIIRDTWGAIEYKGPGYFIAGGAGITPYLAIFRELEKKGETEGNRLIFSNKTDKDIILKEELDRIMNGKTTYVITDQEDTSHTKAYLDEDFLKKEISDLDKRFYVCGPPEMTEEVEKILKKLGANTDSIQLDDQ; encoded by the coding sequence ATGAGCCATACTGTAAAAATCAAGTCGATTAACCAAATTACCCACGACGTCAAGCAGTTCAACCTGGAAAAACCTTCCGGTTACGAATTTACTCCGGGCCACGCCACCGAGGTTTCCATCAACAAAGAGGGCTGGAAAGACGAAAAACGCCCATTTACCTTTACCAGCCTGAACGAAACTCCCGAATTGCAATTTACCATTAAGATCTATCCCGATCATGATGGTGTGACCGAACAACTGGACAAACTGGAAGCGGGCGATGAGTTGATCATTCGGGATACCTGGGGTGCCATTGAATATAAAGGTCCGGGATATTTTATCGCCGGTGGAGCAGGAATTACTCCCTACCTCGCTATTTTTCGTGAACTGGAAAAAAAGGGTGAAACTGAAGGCAACCGACTCATTTTTTCCAATAAAACCGATAAAGATATCATCTTAAAAGAAGAGCTGGACCGCATTATGAATGGGAAAACAACCTACGTGATTACCGACCAGGAAGACACCAGTCACACCAAAGCGTATCTCGACGAAGACTTCCTGAAAAAAGAAATTTCGGACCTGGATAAGCGCTTCTATGTGTGTGGTCCACCGGAAATGACCGAAGAAGTAGAAAAAATTCTGAAAAAACTGGGAGCCAATACTGATTCTATTCAACTAGACGACCAGTAA
- a CDS encoding phytoene desaturase family protein, giving the protein MRKYDAVIIGSGPNGLAAGIEMSRQGLQVLILEAQETIGGGMRSGSYTLPGFIHDHCSAVHPAGYLSPYFKTLPLTDFGLEWIHPEISVAHPLENEPAAMLYQSIEKTSAELGLDNENWKNSFSYFVEHGEKLLRAGMAPLQFPKNPFLLANFGIKGLQSAENFVQKNLVTNRAKALFAGCAGHSILPLSKRLTAAVGMMFVIQGHLATWPVIKGGTENLAVALKNYFLKLGGEIQTSFRVENFGQLPEASCYLFDTSPAQLIKIAQDQLPNSYTKKLKNYRYGPGIFKLDWALSGSIPWKDPNCEKASTVHVGGTFAEIARSEASVWKGQHADEPFLILCQQSEIDRSRAPRASHTGYAYCHVPQGSRLDQTAAIENQIERFAPGFKDLILARKSTNCKEFEDDNSNYLGGAITGGVADLKQFFFRPAIKLDPYSTPNKKIFICSAATPPGGGVHGMCGYYAARSALKKVFGKKASTI; this is encoded by the coding sequence ATGCGAAAATATGATGCGGTTATAATTGGCTCTGGTCCAAACGGTCTGGCAGCCGGTATTGAAATGAGTCGACAGGGTCTTCAGGTTTTGATCCTGGAAGCACAGGAAACTATTGGCGGCGGAATGCGTTCAGGTTCGTACACGCTTCCAGGTTTCATCCATGATCATTGCTCGGCGGTTCATCCTGCCGGTTATCTTTCGCCGTATTTCAAAACCTTACCGCTTACCGATTTCGGTCTCGAATGGATACACCCGGAAATTTCTGTGGCCCATCCTCTGGAAAACGAACCGGCAGCCATGCTCTATCAGTCGATTGAGAAGACCTCTGCGGAATTGGGACTAGATAATGAAAACTGGAAGAACTCCTTCAGCTATTTCGTAGAACACGGTGAAAAGCTGCTCCGCGCTGGGATGGCACCATTGCAATTTCCGAAAAATCCCTTTTTATTGGCTAATTTCGGTATCAAAGGTTTGCAATCAGCTGAAAATTTTGTTCAGAAAAACCTGGTGACCAACCGGGCAAAGGCTCTTTTTGCCGGTTGTGCTGGACACAGCATACTTCCGCTATCCAAAAGATTAACGGCGGCTGTAGGAATGATGTTCGTCATCCAGGGCCATCTCGCAACATGGCCGGTGATTAAGGGAGGGACCGAAAATTTAGCCGTGGCCCTCAAAAACTATTTTTTAAAGCTAGGCGGAGAGATCCAGACTTCCTTCAGAGTCGAAAATTTTGGTCAGCTACCCGAAGCTTCCTGTTATCTTTTCGATACCAGTCCTGCCCAGTTGATCAAAATTGCCCAGGATCAACTTCCGAATTCCTATACCAAGAAACTGAAAAATTACCGGTATGGGCCAGGAATTTTCAAGCTGGATTGGGCGCTTTCCGGATCAATTCCCTGGAAAGACCCAAATTGTGAAAAAGCCAGCACTGTTCATGTAGGTGGGACTTTTGCTGAAATTGCCCGTAGCGAAGCCTCCGTGTGGAAGGGTCAACACGCGGATGAACCGTTTCTTATCCTCTGCCAGCAAAGTGAAATAGACCGCTCGCGTGCCCCCAGGGCTTCGCATACCGGTTATGCTTATTGCCATGTTCCACAGGGTTCAAGGCTCGATCAAACAGCCGCTATCGAAAACCAGATCGAACGTTTTGCTCCAGGCTTTAAAGACCTTATCCTAGCTCGGAAAAGCACTAATTGCAAAGAGTTTGAGGATGATAACTCCAACTATCTAGGCGGAGCAATCACCGGTGGAGTGGCCGATCTGAAACAATTTTTCTTCCGGCCAGCCATTAAACTGGACCCCTACAGCACGCCCAATAAGAAAATTTTCATCTGTTCGGCTGCTACTCCACCGGGCGGCGGGGTTCATGGAATGTGCGGCTATTATGCCGCCAGATCGGCTTTAAAAAAGGTTTTTGGCAAGAAGGCTTCGACGATTTGA
- a CDS encoding helix-turn-helix transcriptional regulator, translated as MKNRLKVLRAEKDMTQAELAEKAGVSRQTINAIEKGKFDPSLPLAFRFSQLFKLQIEEIFQFEE; from the coding sequence ATGAAAAACCGACTCAAAGTACTCCGTGCAGAAAAGGATATGACCCAGGCAGAACTGGCAGAAAAAGCCGGTGTTTCCCGCCAAACCATCAATGCTATTGAAAAAGGCAAGTTTGATCCCAGTTTGCCTCTGGCCTTTCGGTTCTCGCAATTATTCAAATTGCAAATCGAAGAGATCTTTCAGTTTGAGGAATAA
- a CDS encoding glycosyl hydrolase: MDRKDFLQLSALSSLGISFFSYTNSYSKIFPSESDISVDHFKKFQDPENKFRPFVRWWWNGDKLRKEELLRELDVLQAAGIGGVEINPIKFPERTNDLGISSLEWLGDEWLEMLEFTVNEAKKRGLICDMIVGSGWPFGGEFLKKEEQIQLMALGTRSLQANTDYSIPVTDILDEVSPKIYSPHSNSFKELHMVKLAPQNLNTTNFAIDIQPDAEGMIRIQAQKTPKELYYLVKITGYMAVINGAPGANGPVLNHFNESAIQNYFERMSKRLTEKLGNFGNYFRAFFTDSIELEGANWNEDFPEVFKERFGYDLEKYLPFLLFKIGHMGNPVQEDYGAKFSDEFQEKINRVRYDFETLKNDLFRERFIEPFTNWCHLHGVQSRMQAYGRECHPLESSMHIDIPENETWMGNSAGAVFSDENYREGRAYTMINKFVSSGARFAGKKLVSCEEITNTNRVFTTTLEEIKIAGDQSILSGVTHSILHGFNYSPPEAPFPGWIRYGTFLNERNTWWPYFRKWADYKARLYAIFQNTELHSDIAILHPIADLWKIHGPMRDPFPEMAYPSYQHQVWEAIQQCGNSADYISEKIIQQSQIQPKQIVYNERKYRVLMLLDVVSMLPETARKIAEFQRQGGKIIFVGQKPTQTAMLQQAEENRKIAEIFEAFPDDSKTGIVDRPQKDFISWYQNIQKRFGIDPGIQISKPNKFLSHIRYGSDAADYYFFVNYNQSESQETDLIFHSSRKVAEVWDPETGEKFRIKLAANGSYLLKLGPAESKLIVLRDQWTTEEFVSEMGILTEMEKINGPWKIKLHKVDGNLQNREWPLLKDLKETDDLQNFSGTLLYQTNFDFGADAGQYFLDLGKVYGISEVILNGNKLGSVWYGKHQYRLGKALRIGSNQLQVQITTTLGNYMKSLKDNPVAQGWTSYQKLQSSGMIGPVRIYTVS, translated from the coding sequence ATGGATAGAAAAGATTTTCTCCAATTATCAGCACTTTCTTCATTAGGCATATCATTTTTTAGTTATACCAATTCCTATTCAAAAATTTTTCCGAGTGAATCTGATATTAGCGTGGATCATTTTAAAAAATTCCAGGACCCTGAAAATAAATTTAGGCCATTTGTAAGATGGTGGTGGAATGGGGATAAACTGCGTAAGGAAGAATTGCTTCGGGAATTGGATGTTCTTCAGGCCGCTGGTATTGGAGGAGTAGAGATTAACCCTATTAAATTTCCCGAGCGAACAAATGACCTTGGCATTTCTTCTTTAGAATGGCTGGGAGACGAATGGCTGGAAATGTTAGAATTTACTGTAAATGAGGCCAAAAAACGTGGACTAATTTGTGATATGATCGTGGGTTCAGGCTGGCCGTTTGGAGGAGAATTTTTAAAAAAAGAAGAGCAAATTCAGCTAATGGCATTGGGAACTCGTAGCCTGCAAGCCAATACAGATTATTCCATACCAGTGACTGATATTCTAGATGAAGTAAGTCCGAAGATCTATTCTCCCCACTCCAACAGTTTTAAGGAACTACATATGGTAAAGCTTGCTCCACAAAACCTAAATACTACCAATTTTGCAATAGATATTCAACCAGATGCAGAGGGGATGATCAGGATCCAGGCTCAGAAAACCCCCAAAGAGCTTTATTATCTGGTGAAAATCACCGGTTATATGGCGGTGATCAATGGTGCGCCAGGAGCAAATGGTCCGGTCCTGAATCACTTCAATGAGTCTGCAATACAGAACTATTTTGAAAGAATGTCTAAAAGACTCACTGAAAAGCTCGGCAATTTTGGCAATTATTTCCGGGCGTTTTTTACAGATAGTATTGAACTTGAAGGGGCTAATTGGAATGAAGATTTTCCAGAAGTTTTTAAGGAACGTTTCGGTTATGACCTCGAAAAATACCTGCCGTTTTTGCTCTTTAAGATCGGGCATATGGGAAATCCCGTGCAAGAGGATTATGGAGCGAAATTTTCAGATGAATTTCAGGAGAAGATTAACAGGGTTCGCTATGATTTTGAAACCCTAAAAAATGATCTTTTCCGTGAGCGATTCATAGAACCTTTTACAAACTGGTGTCATCTTCACGGGGTACAGTCAAGGATGCAGGCCTACGGAAGGGAATGTCATCCCCTGGAAAGCAGTATGCATATTGATATTCCTGAAAATGAAACCTGGATGGGAAATAGCGCAGGGGCGGTATTTTCCGATGAAAATTACCGGGAGGGTCGTGCCTATACGATGATCAATAAATTTGTTTCCAGTGGTGCCCGGTTTGCTGGTAAAAAACTGGTGAGTTGCGAAGAGATTACCAATACAAATCGTGTTTTTACTACAACGCTGGAAGAGATTAAGATTGCTGGAGATCAGAGTATTTTGTCTGGTGTCACTCATTCTATATTGCATGGATTCAATTACAGTCCGCCTGAAGCACCATTTCCAGGCTGGATTCGATATGGTACATTTTTGAATGAGCGCAATACCTGGTGGCCCTATTTCAGAAAATGGGCAGATTATAAAGCAAGGTTATATGCTATTTTCCAGAATACGGAACTCCATTCAGATATCGCAATTTTGCATCCCATAGCAGATCTTTGGAAAATACATGGGCCCATGCGCGATCCTTTTCCGGAAATGGCGTATCCTTCCTATCAGCATCAGGTTTGGGAAGCCATTCAACAGTGCGGAAATTCGGCAGATTATATCAGCGAAAAAATCATTCAACAATCACAGATCCAACCGAAGCAAATTGTCTACAACGAAAGAAAGTATCGCGTGCTAATGTTGTTGGATGTGGTAAGTATGCTGCCAGAAACCGCCCGGAAAATTGCTGAATTTCAAAGACAGGGAGGGAAAATTATTTTCGTGGGTCAAAAACCAACTCAAACGGCAATGCTTCAACAGGCTGAAGAAAATAGGAAGATTGCGGAAATTTTTGAAGCTTTCCCAGATGATTCTAAAACCGGGATAGTAGATAGACCTCAAAAAGATTTTATTAGCTGGTATCAAAATATTCAGAAGCGTTTCGGAATCGATCCAGGTATTCAGATCTCAAAACCAAATAAATTTTTGAGTCACATTAGGTATGGTTCTGACGCAGCCGACTATTATTTTTTTGTCAATTATAATCAGTCTGAATCACAGGAAACAGATCTTATATTCCATAGTTCCCGAAAGGTTGCTGAAGTTTGGGACCCCGAAACCGGAGAGAAGTTCCGTATAAAATTGGCTGCAAACGGTTCTTATTTGCTGAAACTCGGCCCGGCTGAATCAAAACTAATAGTACTTCGGGATCAATGGACAACCGAAGAATTTGTGTCAGAAATGGGAATTTTAACCGAAATGGAAAAGATTAATGGCCCATGGAAAATCAAATTGCATAAAGTGGATGGAAATTTGCAAAATCGGGAATGGCCACTTTTGAAAGATTTAAAGGAAACGGATGATCTTCAAAATTTTTCGGGTACTCTATTGTATCAAACCAATTTTGATTTTGGCGCAGATGCTGGTCAATATTTCTTGGATCTAGGTAAAGTTTACGGAATTTCAGAAGTTATCCTGAATGGAAACAAATTGGGGAGTGTCTGGTACGGCAAACATCAATATCGTTTAGGGAAGGCCTTGAGAATAGGCAGTAATCAACTACAGGTTCAAATTACAACAACTTTGGGAAATTATATGAAATCATTAAAAGATAACCCGGTTGCCCAGGGATGGACCTCTTACCAGAAATTGCAATCTTCCGGAATGATTGGACCGGTAAGGATTTATACCGTCTCTTAA